In the genome of Bacteroides mediterraneensis, the window GAAGTTTACGCCGGCCGATATCCTGCAGAAGATTCACGACTATCACATCACCTCGCTTTGTGCACCTCCTACCATCTACCGTTTCCTGATTCGGGAGGATTTGTCGAAGTACGACTTGTCGTCGCTGGAATATTGTACCACAGCGGGCGAGGCTCTGAACTACTCGGTGTATGAGACCTTCAAGCGTATCACGGGTATCCGTCTGATGGAGGGTTTCGGACAGACGGAAACGGCCCTGACACTGGCTACTTTCCCATGGATGGAACCCAAACCGGGCAGTATGGGCGTGCCTAATCCGCAGTATGATATTGATTTGCTGAAACCGGACGGCCGTTCGGCGGAAGATGGAGAACAAGGGCAGATTGTGGTGCGTACCGACAAGGGCAAACCGCTGGGACTGTTTAAGGAATACTATCGCGACCCGGCTTTGACGCACGAGGCATGGCATGACGGAGTGTATTATACCGGCGATGTGGCCTGGCGTGATGAGGACGGTTACTACTGGTTTGTGGGCCGTGCCGACGATGTCATCAAGAGCTCCGGCTACCGTATCGGCCCGTTCGAGGTGGAAAGTGCCCTGATGACCCATCCGGCGGTGGTGGAATGTGCCATTACCGGTGTACCCGACGAAATCCGCGGACAGGTGGTGAAAGCTACCATCGTATTGGCAAAGGATTACAAGCAGAAAGCCGGGCCGGAACTGGTGAAGGAATTGCAGGACCACGTGAAACGGGTGACGGCGCCTTACAAGTATCCGCGTGTTATCGAATTTGTGGATGAATTGCCGAAAACCATCAGCGGAAAAATCCGCCGGGTGGAAATTCGTCAGAAAGACAATGCGTAACTGGATAGATATTCAGAAAGCCGGGATGCCTTCAGAAAGCGTTCCGGCTTTTTGTTGCTGTCGGGACTCAAATGCGCGAGTCGGCTCCCCACATCATTTTCTCGCGCAAGGTGTTGAAGAAAGAATGATGGCAGCGTTTCACGATGCGGATGTAATGTTCTCCCCGGCGGATGGTCAGCCGGCTGCCTTCGCGGAAGGTTTCGCTGCGGCCGTCGATGGCAATCAGGAAATTGTGGCTGCGGCTTTCCACCTCCAGGGTGATTTCCCAGTCGTCCCGAATCACGATAGGGCGCACGTTGAGGCTGTGCGGGGCTACGGCGGTCAGGCTGATGGTGCCGCTCTGGGGAACCAGAATCGGACCGCCCACACTGAGAGAATACCCCGTGGAGCCGGTAGGAGTGGCCACAATCAGTCCGTCGGCCTGATATACGTTCAATAATTCTCCGTTGATATAAGCCCGGATGGAAATCATGGACGAACTGTCACGCTTCAGAATGGCGATTTCATTCAGTCCGTAGGGATATCCTTTCAGTACCTGCCCGTTGCTGGTCAGTTTCAAGACCCTTCGCGGTTCGGCCAGGTACATTCCCTGATGAATCTCTTCGAAGGTCTCCTCCATCTGGTCGGGCGTAATGTCGGCCAGGAACCCCAGGCGCCCGGTGTTGATGCCCAGTATGGGAATCTCCTTGTTGCCCACCAGACTGGCGGTTTTCAGGAAGGTGCCGTCGCCGCCGATGCTGAGTGCCATATCTGCTGTAAAGTCGTCATGACCGTTGAAAATCTCCAGTCCCGTCAGGTCGGCGCAGGTATGCAGGCGCAGGAACTCGTAGAATTCCCGGTGAATGCAAATGTCTGCTTCCTTGTGCCGGAGAATCTCCAGCAGATGAGTCACGTGGGCCGATTTATGTTCCTGATACGTATTTCCAAAGAGGGCGAATTTCATCTTCCGCTGCATATAGGGTGTTTTTTATCAATCTTTTTAAGAATAAACATGGCAAGTTTCTCGTAAAACCTGCTAACTTTGCACGATGTTGATGCAAAGATAGCGAAAGGCGAGAGTAGAGACAAACGAAAAACAAAGTTTTTCGATTGGGCTATGCCGAGCCGCCTCCTGTCTTCTTAAAAGATAACGAAATTCATGGAATATGACTAAATTAAGTGTGAATATAAACAAGGTGGCTACGCTTCGTAATGCGCGGGGCGGAAACAACCCGGATGTAGAGAAAGTGGCACTGGACTGCGAGCAGTTTGGGGCGGAAGGTATTACGGTTCACCCGCGTCCGGATGAACGGCATATCCGCTACTCGGATGTGTATGCCTTGCGCCCGGTGTTGAAATCAGAGTTCAATATTGAAGGTTATCCCTCGAAAGAATTTGTCGACCTGGTATTGAAGGTAAAACCGACTCAGGTGACTTTGGTCCCGGATACGCCCGACCAGATTACCTCCAACTGTGGTTGGGATACCAAAACGCATCAGGCTTTCTTGACAGAGCTGATGGATACGTTCGGTGAAGCAGGCATCCGTACTTCTATCTTTGTGGGGACAGACTTGGAACTGATTGAATATGCAGCCAAGACAGGGGCCGATCGGGTAGAGTTGTACACGGAACCTTATGCTTCTCTTTATCCCAAGAATCCGGAAGCAGCTGTGGCTCCGTTTGTGGAGGCCGCCGACCGGGTACATAAACTGGGTATGGGACTGAATGCCGGACATGATTTGAGCCTGGTGAACCTGAAGTATTTCCATGATCATATTCCTTGGCTGGATGAGGTATCCATCGGCCATGCTTTGATATGCGACGCATTGTATTTAGGATTGAAGAAAACCATTGAAGAATATAAAAATTGCCTTCGTTAAATTATGATGACATTAACTTTACTGGCTGCCGCTCAGGCTGTAGCCGACACAATGGCCGGAGCAAATCCGGTGCTGACTCCGGTTTCTTCCGGTGAGCCACAGATGAATCTTTGGGACATGGCCTGCAAGGGAGGCTGGATTATGATTGTACTGGCTGTGATGTCGGTAATCGCTTTCTATATTTTCTTTGAACGGGCAGTAGCCATCCGTAAGGCAGGAAAGGATGACCCTTTGTTTATGGACCGCATCCGCGACTACATCAAGTCGGGTGAAATCAAGTCGGCCATCAACTATTGCCGCATTACGAACACTCCTTCGGCCCGCATGATTGAGAAGGGTATCACCCGTATGGGCCGTCCGGTAGCTGATGTGCAGGCCGCTATCGAGAATACCGGAAACATTGAAGTGGCCAAGCTGGAAAACGGCTTGTCTATCATGGCCACTATTTCGAGCGGGGCACCGATGTTGGGATTCCTCGGTACGGTGACCGGTATGGTGCGTGCCTTCTGGAACATGGCCAACGCGGGCAATAACATCGACATCACTTTGCTGTCGAGCGGTATTTACGAAGCCATGATTACGACGGTGGGCGGACTGGTGGTCGGCATTGCCACGATGTTTGCCTACAACCATCTGGTGTACCGTGTGGACAAGGTGGTCAGTCAGATGGAAGCACGCACACTGGCCTTCATGGACTTGTTGAATGAACCGACTGAAAAATAAACGCGTATGGCATTAAAGAGAAGACAGAAAATATCACCCAGCTTCAGCATGTCGTCCATGACCGACCTGATTTTCCTGCTGCTGATATTTTTTATGATCACTTCTACCATGGTATCGCCGAATGCCATCAAGGTGCTTCTGCCCCAAGGTTCGGAGCAGACTTCGGCCAAGCCTATGGCGCGGGTGATCATTGATAAAGACCTGAACTATTACGGTGCTTTCGGCAACGAGGATGAAATGCCGCTGGCCATCGATGAGGTGGCTGCGTTTCTTCAGGAATGTGCCCGGAAAGAACCGGAAATGTATGTAGCCCTGTATGCCGACGAGTCCATTCCGTATCGTGAAATCGTCCGGGTACTGAATATTGCGAACGAGAATCATTTCAAGATGGTCCTGGCGACTCGCCGTCCGGATAAAAACTAAAAAGCAGAGTGACGTTGAAAAAAAATAAGGTAATCGGAATTGTATGTACGGTGGTTTTGCACCTGCTGGTGTTGCTGCTGCTGTTTCTTCTGAAGCTGACCGTACCGGCAGAACAGGAGGAAGGCGGTGTGCCCGTGATGCTGGGCAATACGGAACTGGCGGGAGGAGAAGCCGACCCTTATACCTTGACGGAGGTGGACATGATGCCTTCGGAAGC includes:
- a CDS encoding AMP-binding protein: KFTPADILQKIHDYHITSLCAPPTIYRFLIREDLSKYDLSSLEYCTTAGEALNYSVYETFKRITGIRLMEGFGQTETALTLATFPWMEPKPGSMGVPNPQYDIDLLKPDGRSAEDGEQGQIVVRTDKGKPLGLFKEYYRDPALTHEAWHDGVYYTGDVAWRDEDGYYWFVGRADDVIKSSGYRIGPFEVESALMTHPAVVECAITGVPDEIRGQVVKATIVLAKDYKQKAGPELVKELQDHVKRVTAPYKYPRVIEFVDELPKTISGKIRRVEIRQKDNA
- a CDS encoding NAD kinase, with protein sequence MQRKMKFALFGNTYQEHKSAHVTHLLEILRHKEADICIHREFYEFLRLHTCADLTGLEIFNGHDDFTADMALSIGGDGTFLKTASLVGNKEIPILGINTGRLGFLADITPDQMEETFEEIHQGMYLAEPRRVLKLTSNGQVLKGYPYGLNEIAILKRDSSSMISIRAYINGELLNVYQADGLIVATPTGSTGYSLSVGGPILVPQSGTISLTAVAPHSLNVRPIVIRDDWEITLEVESRSHNFLIAIDGRSETFREGSRLTIRRGEHYIRIVKRCHHSFFNTLREKMMWGADSRI
- a CDS encoding pyridoxine 5'-phosphate synthase, whose amino-acid sequence is MTKLSVNINKVATLRNARGGNNPDVEKVALDCEQFGAEGITVHPRPDERHIRYSDVYALRPVLKSEFNIEGYPSKEFVDLVLKVKPTQVTLVPDTPDQITSNCGWDTKTHQAFLTELMDTFGEAGIRTSIFVGTDLELIEYAAKTGADRVELYTEPYASLYPKNPEAAVAPFVEAADRVHKLGMGLNAGHDLSLVNLKYFHDHIPWLDEVSIGHALICDALYLGLKKTIEEYKNCLR
- a CDS encoding MotA/TolQ/ExbB proton channel family protein — encoded protein: MMTLTLLAAAQAVADTMAGANPVLTPVSSGEPQMNLWDMACKGGWIMIVLAVMSVIAFYIFFERAVAIRKAGKDDPLFMDRIRDYIKSGEIKSAINYCRITNTPSARMIEKGITRMGRPVADVQAAIENTGNIEVAKLENGLSIMATISSGAPMLGFLGTVTGMVRAFWNMANAGNNIDITLLSSGIYEAMITTVGGLVVGIATMFAYNHLVYRVDKVVSQMEARTLAFMDLLNEPTEK
- a CDS encoding biopolymer transporter ExbD produces the protein MALKRRQKISPSFSMSSMTDLIFLLLIFFMITSTMVSPNAIKVLLPQGSEQTSAKPMARVIIDKDLNYYGAFGNEDEMPLAIDEVAAFLQECARKEPEMYVALYADESIPYREIVRVLNIANENHFKMVLATRRPDKN